From the Hyphomicrobiaceae bacterium genome, the window ACCCTCTGGCGCGATCGTTTCGATCGTAAGGCCAGCCTCGCCGAGCTCCCGCAGATAGGCCCGCTCGTGCTCAAGGCCCCGCTGCTGCAGAAGCGTGGTCTGCGCGTCAACGATGTCGGGAGGTCGCGGACCGCCCCTTGCTGCCGTGGCGTCGAGCCACGTCGCATGGCGGCACCCAATGAACGTCACCAGATCACTGGCCGAAAACAGCAGACCGCTTGCCGTGTTCCTCACGTCCCTCTCCCCGCCTTATCCCCGTCACCACGTCATGCTGCCGCCTTGGCTCCCAATGTAATCAAAGTCGCCGGATCGAATGTTTGCTCGGTCTGGTCGGAGTAGTCGTAGATGCCGCTGATGCGCGAGCCGTCCCATACGAAGCAGTAGTGCTTGGCCTGGGTAGCCCGGGCCATCGCGGTCGGCCGGAACAGCACTGCCGTCGATTCCCTCACACGGAACGGGCTCGCCAGCAGCACGCCGTACGAGCCCTGTTCGCGCAGTTTCTGACAAATGCGTCGCGTCTCTGCGCTGTCCCCGACGCGTGGCCAGTTAGTAAGATCGTGCAGCGTCGCCGAGACCGGCGTTACCAGCTGCCGCATATCCAGTCTCATCGGCGGCATGGCGGTCGCGCGCATGAACGCCTCTCGACGCTGCACGGCCGCCGCAAGGGCGCCCTTCTCGGTTTCCGCAACGATGCAAACGCCGTAGCTTCCATCGGAGTACGGCGTCGGCTCTGGATCGAGATAGGCGAATGGCGCGACCAACCATGGCTGCATTACGTGCCGATCATCCGGGCGCAGGAAGTCGCCCACGCCGCCGTCGGGCGACAGCCGCGGGTTGGTCAGCGTCTCAAGCGCCTTGAGTGCCTCTCGGCCCTTCTGGTCGGCGACAGGCTCGTACAGCTCCACCGGCGGAAACCGCGACGGTATCAGCCGGCAGGCTCTCCCCCATGAAACATGCTTGCTGGGGATATCATCATCCATCTCACCCGCCTCGCTGCGCATCCAGATACGCACGCACCTTGTAGATCTCGACGATCGAACCGGTCGCCATCATGAACTCGAGCGCACTCTTGCCCCCGAATATCGGGGCCGCGTTCTTCCTCCTGATCCACTCGTGTGCGAGCGCGTCATCCGGAATCAGAAGTCGGAGGCACCGGTAGATCGACGCGACGTGAGAGATTCGCTCACGCGTATCTTGGGAGAGAGCGCCGCCGTCCTTCTTCCACTTGAAGAAGGTCGATCGCGGCGGCGCTCCGAGCAGACTGATCTGCTGCTCCGTCGATAGCCCCCACTTCTCTGCGATCCCGAAAAAACCCCGCAACTCTGCGCTGTTGTCGGTGTCGGCCTGCTTTGCCGCTGCTTTGGTCATCACATCCATGGCTCCTCCTGATAGTCCCATTTTAGACTTTTATGTTGACGAAGTCCAGACATGGCTTTAAGTCTAAATTGAGACTAAGCGATACATTTAGTCCAAATCTATAGGAGAAGCCAATGTCTCAAGTGCCTGTATTCGTTCATGTTCACGGCGAAAACGCCCTGCATGAAGCCGACCTCAAAGTGCCGCTCGACGGCCACACTCTGCTCGAATCGCTGCGGGCAGCCGGCGTGGCCATCGGACCGGACTCCTTGGTCTTCCTCGACGAGGACGACCAGCCGGCCGAACCCTCTCGACGCTTCCAAGAGCTCAAACCCGGCACCCTGATTCACGTCAGCAAGTGCCGGCACATCGATGTCACCCTGAACTATCTCGATCAGGTGCTACGCCACCCGTTCCCGCCGGGTACGCCGCTCAAGCGCGTCAAGGAGTGGGCGGGAAAGCAACTGCACATGGCGCCGACGGACGCCGCGGAGCACGTCCTGCAGGTGTGCGGCGGACACGACCGGCCGGCCTCCGACACGCCGCTGAGCGAGCTCGTCGGGTACTGCGCCTGCGGCGTCTGCTTAGAGTTCGTTCCCGACAAGCGCGTTGAGGGCTGATCATGTCGCTCCCGCCCGACCGCGCCATGCTCGAACGTGATCTCGCCGGGGCTGCGTTTCGCCTCGGCGAGATGTCCGGCCGATGGCATCTGGTGAAGCAGTCATGGCCGCATGTCTGCATCGCCGTCACAGCGTCGGAGCGCGCAAGCGCTCCCGCCGCCTTCACTTTCCGCTTCGAATGCAGCGGCTATCCGGCACGGCCTCCGTCGGCCCAGCTTTGGGACTGCGACCTCGACGCGCCGCTTCCCGCTTCACGCTGGCCCGGCGGCCGGAGTCTGGTCGCCGACGTCTTCAGGCCGGACTGGGAGCAGGGCCGCGCTCTCTATCACCCTTGCGACCGCATCACGATCGATACGCACCCCGATTGGCGCAACCAGCATCCGGCCCGCCTCTGGCGACCTGAACGCGGCATAACCTTCTACCTCGAGCAGATCCATGATCTCCTGCATTCACCGCATTATTCAGGCCTTCGCGCCGCCTGATCACCGCCTCGACTGTCCGCCGCGTCTCTGGCGGACCCTTGTTGCCGAGCTCGAGCGTCGCGGAGGCCGCCGGCACGAAGCAGGCGCGTTCCTTCTCGGCACCATCACCGGCGAACGGCGCCGCGCGAGCGACATCGTCTTTTACGACGACCTCGATGTCCGCGCGTACGCAAGCGGCATCTGCGTGCTGGACGGCAACGCATTTGCCCGGCTCTGGGCAATCTGCCGCGAGCGTGGCCAAACGGTCGTGGCCGACGTCCACACGCACCCCGGCGCCGCCTGGCAAAGCCATTCCGACCGGACGAACCCGATGATCGCGCGCGCAGGGCACGTCGCGGTGATCCTGCCCGACTACGCACGGGCTCCGGTCGATCTCTCCCGCATCGGCGTCTTCGAATACCGCGGCGCGCATAGCTGGGAAGACCGCAGCCCGGTGCGCGGACACCGATTCCTGAACCTCTCCCGATGGAGCTGGCCATGAACCTCCGTGCCAATCCCACTACGCTTCACCGCACCGCCAAATACTTCATGGACACCGGGCGCGCATCGAGCCCCGAGTCCGCGCTCGACATCCTGCATGGCTTCGGCCTCTCGATCAGCATCGCCCCGGACGTGGCCGCAACCCGCAACGGTCAGATCGCGCTGCTCACACTCGTCAATATCGCCCGCCGCACATTCCTAAGCGGCGTCGAGGTTGCCGGCGTGCCCGCGATACCCTGTGCGCTCCCGCTGACCCGCGCGAAGGATCTGCGCGCTGCCGTAGCCGAGCTCGGCGGCAGGTGCGTGATCCAGCTGAATGGCAACTGGCCTCTAGCCGCCATCGGGGATGTCGCATCACCGCCGGCTGGTCCCCACTTCAGGCTCGTCTGGTCGGGTTGGCGCGGCGGTGTCATGACCAGAGCCCCGGGCACGGTCCCGACCGACCCCGACGCCATTCCGCTGACGCCCTGCCTCGCAGCCGCGATCTGCGCGGCTGAAGCCTTCGCGTATCACGCCAAGGACCACCCGCTCGCAGGGCGTCGCAGCACCGGCCTGTCCCTCTGGAAGCCGGGTGCCAACTGGCTTACCGCAGACGTTTCGGAGCCGGTCCTCGCGTTCCTGCCTGCGCAGCTCTGGCTGATTGGGTTGGGCAATCTTGGACAGGCCTACTCCTGGCTCCTCGCCTGCCTTCCCTACCGCAAGCCGTCGGACCTCGTACTGACCCTTCAGGATTTCGACCGCATCGAGCCCTCGAACGACAGCACATCCATGCTTTCGACGCCGGAGGTGGCAGGATCGAACAAAACCCGCCATGTCGCCGGCTGGCTTGAACAGCAGGGCTTCACCACGCACATCATCGAGCAGCACTTCTCGGCACACACACGTCGTCACGACAACGACCCGCGCGTCGCCGTCTGCGGCGTCGATAATGCCCTCGCGCGCGCGTCGCTCGAAGATGCAGGCTTTGATCTCGTCATCGAAGCCGGCCTCGGCGCAGGGCCGTCGGGCTTCCGAAGCCTGTCCATGCATACGTTCCCGTCGTCCCTCAGCGCGCGCCGTCTGTGGGGCGTTGCATCTCGGGCCCATCTTCCCGACGTCTCGGCCATGCCGGCCTATCAGGCGCTCAAGGATTCAGGGATCGACGCGTGCGGATTGACGAGGCTCGCCTCCCGGACCATCGGCGTGCCATTCGTAGGGCTGAGCGCGGGTCTCCTTGTGATTTCCGAGATTCTGCGGCGGTTGCACTCCGGGCCTGCCCATGAAGTTATCGCTGGTTCCCTGCTGAACCCGGACGACCTCGAGGCGATAACCATGTCAACTGGACCATATGCTTTCGGCCACGTCTGCCTCTGACTGGCAGAATTGATGCTCACGCGCAAAACACCTTGTGGCTGACAATCTCTCCGCTCGACGCTCAAGCGGTCATAGGCTTGCTCAACAAGGGAGCACGAATTCGCACATTTGCAGCGCTAACAGCCCTCGACTTCTGCCGCAAAGGACGCATTGGTGGTGGCACAGGCGGCGGCTAGCCGCCCGCCAGACTCCCAGGGCTCGCCTCGCGGATCGCGGGGCTTCGGGTGGTGGGAGCGCCGCTGGGGCGCGCCCTTGAACCCACGGAGCCCACCATGACGACGATCGAAGCCCGCCACACGACCTCGGCTAAGCGGACCAAGCCTGCGACGACCGCAAAGGGCGAGAAGCCGAAGGCAGCCGCAAAGCTCAAGGGGGCGCACGCCGCCCCGAGCAAGATTGGCCCCACCGACGATGTCCACGCCGCCCGCGTAACGAAGCACGATCGTGTCCTGACGCTGCTGACCCGGCCGGAGGGCGCCACCATCCCAGAGATGATGGAGGCGACCGATTGGCAGCAGCACAGTGTGCGCGGATTCCTGGCGGGGACCGTCAAGAAGAAGCTCGGCTTCAATCTCACCTCGTCGAAGTCCGAGGGCGCCTTGCGCCGTTACCGCATTGAGACGAAGCGTGCTCGCTGACATGAAGTCAGACCCGATTGACATATCTGCCGAATTGGTACGGCTCGAAGCACTGACCAACTTCGAGCTACGGGCAGAGTGGCGGCTGCTGCATCGCACGCAGCCGCCGAAGAGCCTATCGCGCGATCTCCTGCTTCGCGGCATCACCTACAAGATCCAGGAGAGGGCATTTGGCGGCCTCTCCAAATCGATCCTGCGAAAGTTGTCCGCCTCTGAGCCTGAGGCATCTTCGTCCGAGAACCGGAGAGCTGCGCCTCGCACCACCGTGAAGCCGGGGACGCGGCTCGTTCGCGAATGGAATGGCAAAACACATACTGTCCTCGTCCATGCAGACGGCGTGGAGTGGCGCGGCACACGCTACCGGTCGCTCTCAGTCGTCGCCCGCGAAATTACCGGCGCGCATTGGTCCGGTCCGCGGTTCTTCGGCCTAACTTCGAAGAAGGGGGCAGGCGATGGCTGAATTCGATCAGGATGCTGTTCGGGTGGATTTTGCTGAGCTGACGGGCCTGTTCAAGGAGGCAGCGCTGATTGCGTCCGCCAGCCAGGGCGTCATGGACCTCGATGAAGGGCGACGTCAATTCAAGCGCCTCTCGACAGCGATGCACCAATTCCGAAGACGTCTCGTCATTCTTGAGGGGCGCCGCCGATGAAGCAGCTGAACTGCGCCATCTACACCCGCAAGTCCTCCGACGAAGGGCTTGAGAAGGAATTCAACTCGCTCGATGCGCAGCGCGAAGCATGCGCTGCCTACATTACGAGCCAGAAGCATGTAGGCTGGTTGCCAATTCCTGACCTCTATGACGACGGCGGCCTCTCCGGTGGCACCATGGAGCGTCCGGCGCTCAAGCGGCTGCTTGAAGAAATCAAATCCGGCAAGGTGCAGATCGTCGTGGTCTACAAGGTTGACCGGCTGACTCGGTCGCTGGCCGATTTCGCCAAGATTGTCGACGTGCTCGATGCGCATGGTGCCTCGTTCGTCTCGGTGACGCAGCAGTTCAACACGACCACCTCGATGGGTCGCCTGACGCTCAATATGCTGCTCTCGTTCGCCCAGTTCGAGCGCGAGATCGCCGGTGAGCGCATTCGCGACAAGATCGCAGCGTCGAAGGCCAAAGGCATGTGGATGGGCGGCAATGTCCCGCTCGGCTACGACGTCCGCGAACGCAAGCTGATCGTCAATGAGGCCGAGGCCGAGACGGTACGCATGATCTTCCACCGCTATACGGAGCTGGGATCCGTGCGGCTGCTCGGCCACGAGCTTGACCGGATCGGTGTCGTCAGCAAGCGCCGAGAGGGGGCAGGTGGCGTCCTTGCGGGCGGCAATCGCTTCTCTCGCGGCGCACTCTATACCTTGCTACAAAACCCAATCTACCGCGGCGAGA encodes:
- a CDS encoding antitoxin Xre-like helix-turn-helix domain-containing protein, with the translated sequence MTKAAAKQADTDNSAELRGFFGIAEKWGLSTEQQISLLGAPPRSTFFKWKKDGGALSQDTRERISHVASIYRCLRLLIPDDALAHEWIRRKNAAPIFGGKSALEFMMATGSIVEIYKVRAYLDAQRGG
- a CDS encoding DUF2924 domain-containing protein — protein: MKSDPIDISAELVRLEALTNFELRAEWRLLHRTQPPKSLSRDLLLRGITYKIQERAFGGLSKSILRKLSASEPEASSSENRRAAPRTTVKPGTRLVREWNGKTHTVLVHADGVEWRGTRYRSLSVVAREITGAHWSGPRFFGLTSKKGAGDG
- a CDS encoding DUF3489 domain-containing protein, which codes for MTTIEARHTTSAKRTKPATTAKGEKPKAAAKLKGAHAAPSKIGPTDDVHAARVTKHDRVLTLLTRPEGATIPEMMEATDWQQHSVRGFLAGTVKKKLGFNLTSSKSEGALRRYRIETKRAR
- a CDS encoding RES family NAD+ phosphorylase → MDDDIPSKHVSWGRACRLIPSRFPPVELYEPVADQKGREALKALETLTNPRLSPDGGVGDFLRPDDRHVMQPWLVAPFAYLDPEPTPYSDGSYGVCIVAETEKGALAAAVQRREAFMRATAMPPMRLDMRQLVTPVSATLHDLTNWPRVGDSAETRRICQKLREQGSYGVLLASPFRVRESTAVLFRPTAMARATQAKHYCFVWDGSRISGIYDYSDQTEQTFDPATLITLGAKAAA